A single region of the Gracilibacillus caseinilyticus genome encodes:
- a CDS encoding SDR family oxidoreductase, with product MGHAFITAGTKGLGRQVTEAFLKEGHNVSITYFRDYKRAQELVNLYPDASIEIIQADVSDKEDLSAAVKQAVERYGTIDYVINNAGPFVFERKKLIDHTEEEWDQMIRGNLDAVFHLLKLTIPSMREQRFGRIINYGFQSANTAAGWINRAAFSAAKVGLVSLTKSVAYEEAENGITVNMVCPGDIAGEMKEATIKQSKQIADPHTPIGRSGTGEDIARAVMFFCDENADMVTGTILDINGGLDVIHQHR from the coding sequence ATGGGGCACGCCTTTATTACGGCTGGCACAAAAGGATTAGGTCGACAGGTAACCGAAGCCTTTTTGAAAGAGGGTCACAACGTATCCATTACATATTTTCGAGATTATAAACGCGCTCAGGAACTGGTGAACCTTTATCCTGATGCATCGATCGAAATTATCCAAGCTGATGTAAGCGACAAAGAAGATTTAAGTGCTGCAGTCAAGCAAGCCGTGGAAAGGTATGGTACCATAGATTATGTAATCAATAATGCTGGACCATTTGTGTTTGAAAGGAAAAAATTAATCGATCATACCGAAGAAGAATGGGACCAGATGATTCGAGGAAATTTAGATGCAGTCTTTCATCTATTGAAATTAACAATACCATCGATGCGGGAGCAGCGATTTGGCAGGATTATCAATTATGGATTCCAGAGTGCTAATACGGCTGCTGGATGGATTAATCGGGCAGCCTTCTCTGCTGCTAAAGTCGGTCTGGTCTCTTTGACGAAATCCGTTGCATATGAAGAGGCAGAAAATGGTATCACCGTCAATATGGTATGTCCTGGGGATATAGCGGGTGAAATGAAAGAAGCGACAATTAAACAAAGTAAACAAATTGCGGATCCTCATACACCGATTGGAAGGTCCGGTACAGGAGAAGATATTGCGCGTGCGGTGATGTTTTTTTGTGATGAAAATGCCGATATGGTAACAGGCACCATCCTTGATATAAATGGTGGGCTAGACGTCATCCATCAGCATCGTTAA
- a CDS encoding PspA/IM30 family protein produces MFQFFKRVKTVVGSELNSMLDKAEDPVKMLDQFMREMESDIREVESAVAKQIANEKMLKRKADDAQALVDKRQKQAEQAIESGNEDLARRALEDKKDHESQSTMLRESWERSKQDANQLRDKLDEMKKEHQQMKIKKDSLKARAETAKTRTKMNRTMSSIGNDESKRGFERMEEKVMQFEAEADTSDDMSMASKSLDDEFEALDNNEVDDELAALKKKMGKE; encoded by the coding sequence ATGTTTCAATTTTTTAAGCGTGTCAAAACGGTTGTAGGTTCTGAGTTGAATTCCATGCTGGATAAGGCAGAAGATCCGGTGAAAATGCTAGATCAATTTATGCGCGAAATGGAATCAGATATTCGTGAAGTAGAATCAGCAGTTGCAAAACAAATTGCTAACGAAAAAATGTTAAAACGTAAAGCAGATGATGCCCAGGCATTAGTAGACAAAAGACAAAAACAAGCAGAGCAGGCAATCGAATCTGGAAATGAAGATTTAGCTCGCCGTGCATTAGAAGATAAGAAAGATCACGAATCACAAAGCACGATGTTACGTGAATCATGGGAACGTTCGAAACAAGATGCGAATCAATTACGTGATAAATTAGACGAAATGAAAAAAGAACATCAGCAAATGAAAATCAAGAAAGATTCCTTGAAAGCACGTGCTGAAACAGCAAAAACACGTACGAAAATGAATCGCACTATGTCTTCTATCGGTAACGATGAATCAAAACGAGGCTTTGAGCGCATGGAGGAAAAAGTCATGCAATTTGAAGCGGAGGCGGACACAAGTGATGATATGTCCATGGCAAGTAAGTCTTTAGACGATGAATTCGAGGCGTTAGATAATAATGAAGTAGATGACGAATTGGCTGCTTTGAAAAAGAAAATGGGGAAAGAATAA
- a CDS encoding DUF350 domain-containing protein, with protein MGPFISTFIYFAAAIIIVVIGLIIFEWLTTKYKDWDQIKSGNQAVALSIAGKIIGICVILSFAIYHSINVVETLIWGAYGVILQLIAYLIFEGLTRHFSVEEQLKANNVAVGIVSFAVSVGLAFVIGSSIT; from the coding sequence ATGGGACCATTTATTTCAACGTTTATTTATTTCGCTGCAGCGATTATTATTGTCGTTATTGGACTTATTATTTTTGAATGGCTCACAACGAAATACAAAGATTGGGATCAAATCAAATCAGGTAATCAAGCTGTTGCATTATCCATTGCTGGAAAAATAATTGGAATTTGTGTTATTTTATCTTTTGCTATTTACCATAGTATTAATGTGGTAGAGACATTAATCTGGGGTGCCTATGGCGTAATCCTCCAGTTGATTGCTTATTTAATTTTCGAGGGTTTAACACGCCATTTTTCAGTGGAAGAACAGTTGAAAGCAAATAATGTTGCGGTCGGTATTGTTTCTTTTGCTGTTTCTGTAGGATTGGCATTTGTAATTGGTTCGTCAATTACATAA
- a CDS encoding DUF4247 domain-containing protein produces MKKISYAIGLLFLCLLVGCGSNSSSNLSAFNESNDISEDDLKVEESKDEVLNQLQNNSNGNLEALISNHFPFVDSVTGEDTTANVYGTLLFEVEELADILSEIEQPDEKSDFIDGQLILMYSNDNFIILKESEEIPGATFIEVASEQFVRDNYSPNFLTTYFTIRMLDSVFGNNWVTNRRSYCSSNDCYGGYSTSRSYNNGNLSTNRGMGTFRGGGPSSGK; encoded by the coding sequence ATGAAAAAAATCAGCTATGCGATCGGACTGCTTTTTCTATGTTTATTAGTCGGCTGTGGATCAAATTCATCATCAAACCTTTCTGCATTTAATGAGTCTAACGATATTTCAGAAGATGATTTAAAAGTGGAGGAATCGAAAGATGAAGTGCTAAATCAATTGCAAAATAACAGCAATGGGAATTTAGAAGCACTGATTTCTAATCATTTTCCATTTGTAGATTCTGTGACTGGTGAAGACACAACTGCTAATGTTTATGGAACGTTACTGTTTGAAGTTGAAGAATTAGCGGACATTTTATCCGAAATCGAACAACCTGATGAAAAAAGTGACTTTATTGATGGACAGCTAATTTTGATGTACTCAAATGATAATTTCATCATTCTCAAAGAAAGCGAAGAAATACCAGGTGCTACATTTATTGAGGTTGCCAGTGAACAATTTGTTCGTGATAATTATTCACCTAATTTCCTAACTACATATTTCACCATACGGATGCTAGATAGCGTCTTTGGAAATAATTGGGTTACAAACAGACGAAGCTACTGTAGCTCAAATGACTGTTATGGTGGTTATTCGACGTCACGAAGTTATAACAATGGAAATCTATCGACGAACAGAGGAATGGGGACATTCCGAGGTGGCGGTCCAAGTTCAGGTAAGTAA
- a CDS encoding polyamine aminopropyltransferase — MDDIKKKQSHFIYWASGIVSICGIIFEVLFGALGSYILGDGVKQYTLTISLFLTGMGIGASLSERVTKKLILSFIYIEFLVALIGGFSSFLMFAVTAFSSDGTDALFLYVVTLIIGALTGVELPILIRKANEIGVTLQKSTARVLFSDYAGGLIGGLLFVFLLRPQFGMVKSAFIVGLINLTVAMVVLYLFRKEVKHRWVHGIIGSIIGALLLAGVFVGESIALTFEQKLYKDPIVHMEESQYQKIVITKQNEDIRLYLDGGLQLSSIDEHRYHEVLVHPAMTASDSREQVLILGGGDGLAARELLKYKDIKDITLVDLDPAVIELANENPHLLKLNQGSLKDDRVHVQNQDAFEFLEQSENWYDVVIVDLPDPNNESLNKLYTKEFYSLIRNHLKPGGAMMVQSTSPVFAREVYWTISNTIASTGLTTENLHVDVPSFGNWGFVLASREEIAIEDLNINVPTDFLNNHMLESLTVFGKDEDDSFADEDKLEVNTLIDPVLIEMYENAWKYY, encoded by the coding sequence ATGGATGATATAAAAAAGAAACAGAGTCATTTTATATATTGGGCATCAGGAATAGTTTCGATATGCGGCATAATCTTTGAAGTATTGTTTGGCGCACTGGGTTCATATATTTTAGGTGACGGTGTCAAACAGTATACATTGACGATTTCGCTGTTTTTAACCGGCATGGGAATTGGAGCTAGTCTTAGTGAACGTGTGACGAAAAAGTTAATTTTATCTTTTATTTACATAGAATTTCTAGTAGCGCTCATTGGTGGGTTTTCCAGTTTTCTAATGTTTGCTGTGACGGCCTTCTCATCCGATGGGACGGATGCTCTATTCCTCTATGTTGTGACGTTAATTATCGGGGCGCTTACAGGTGTCGAATTACCAATCCTGATTCGCAAAGCTAACGAAATTGGTGTAACGCTGCAAAAAAGCACGGCAAGAGTTTTATTTTCAGATTATGCTGGTGGTCTGATCGGCGGTTTATTGTTCGTCTTTTTGCTACGACCTCAGTTCGGGATGGTAAAATCAGCATTTATTGTAGGGTTGATCAACCTAACCGTTGCAATGGTTGTGTTGTATTTATTCCGCAAAGAAGTTAAACACCGATGGGTACATGGCATTATTGGTTCTATTATCGGTGCCCTGTTGCTTGCTGGCGTGTTTGTCGGGGAATCAATTGCTTTAACATTTGAACAGAAATTATATAAGGATCCTATTGTCCATATGGAAGAGAGTCAGTATCAAAAAATCGTCATTACCAAGCAAAATGAAGATATCCGATTATACTTAGATGGGGGATTGCAGCTAAGTTCAATTGATGAACACCGTTATCATGAAGTACTTGTCCATCCAGCAATGACCGCTTCTGACTCCCGAGAGCAAGTACTTATTTTAGGGGGCGGAGATGGTTTAGCAGCTAGGGAACTGTTAAAGTATAAGGATATCAAGGATATTACGTTAGTAGATTTGGATCCCGCCGTTATTGAACTAGCAAATGAAAATCCTCATCTGCTGAAATTAAATCAAGGATCACTTAAAGATGATCGAGTGCATGTTCAAAATCAGGATGCATTTGAATTCCTTGAACAGAGTGAAAACTGGTATGATGTCGTCATCGTAGATTTGCCTGATCCTAATAATGAAAGCTTAAATAAATTATATACAAAAGAGTTTTATTCCTTAATTCGAAATCACCTTAAGCCTGGCGGAGCAATGATGGTACAATCAACAAGTCCGGTTTTTGCGAGAGAAGTATATTGGACCATTTCTAACACGATTGCTTCGACTGGATTAACAACAGAAAACCTTCATGTCGATGTTCCGAGCTTCGGCAATTGGGGATTTGTATTAGCTTCCAGAGAAGAAATAGCTATAGAGGATCTCAATATAAATGTGCCGACTGACTTTTTAAACAACCATATGTTGGAGAGTTTAACTGTTTTCGGAAAAGATGAAGATGACAGTTTTGCAGATGAAGACAAATTAGAAGTCAATACTTTAATTGATCCGGTATTAATCGAAATGTATGAAAATGCTTGGAAATATTATTAA
- a CDS encoding DUF4178 domain-containing protein, which yields MGFFSKLFKKEEKKPEVRKRNLLSVEIGDIIEYDLTDYEVIGKITYRQNRYEWYSYQLLGEAKTIWLSAEMDDALEIGIYETIQLPEANNFPDKLVYQDKQFSLDEKGEANIIGEGRSKSLTGQRIRYAEYYDEEEETFISLEAWDSDVEASIGYSIEEYEIKIIAGSH from the coding sequence ATGGGTTTCTTCTCGAAGTTATTTAAGAAAGAAGAAAAAAAACCAGAAGTAAGAAAACGAAATTTGCTATCCGTTGAGATAGGCGATATTATTGAGTACGACCTTACTGATTATGAAGTGATTGGTAAGATTACATATCGGCAAAACCGGTATGAATGGTACAGCTATCAGCTTCTGGGTGAGGCGAAGACCATCTGGCTTTCTGCAGAGATGGATGATGCATTAGAGATTGGTATTTATGAAACCATTCAATTGCCTGAAGCAAACAACTTTCCTGACAAATTAGTATATCAGGATAAACAGTTCTCCTTAGATGAAAAGGGGGAGGCGAATATTATCGGAGAAGGTAGGAGCAAATCCTTAACTGGTCAACGGATCCGATATGCCGAATATTATGATGAAGAGGAAGAAACATTCATAAGTTTGGAAGCGTGGGATAGTGATGTAGAAGCAAGTATTGGTTACTCAATAGAAGAATATGAAATTAAAATTATTGCAGGATCCCATTAA
- a CDS encoding NAD kinase, producing MDKRRNIFFYYKKQKDISNKLEILFQYVRDQGFEVVEESKEANIIISIGGDGEFLQAVRNTNFRQDCLYVGMTQADESGLYCDFNLDEYSTMIEAVKEENIEVRRFPTIDVNINGRSTFHCLNEATIRSAVIKTIVMDVYIDDNFFERFRGDGLIVATPTGSTGYNKSTRGAVIDPKIPCFQVTELASLNNNRYRTLGSSFILNKDRTLRLEVVQDGNDYPIVGLDNEAYSIRNIKSLTMQLSDKRIKTVKLKNNSFWDRVQRTFL from the coding sequence ATGGATAAAAGACGAAATATTTTTTTCTATTACAAGAAGCAGAAAGATATCAGTAACAAATTAGAAATATTATTTCAATATGTAAGGGATCAAGGATTTGAAGTAGTTGAGGAATCGAAAGAGGCAAATATTATCATTAGCATCGGTGGTGACGGTGAATTTCTTCAGGCAGTACGCAACACTAATTTTCGGCAGGATTGTTTATACGTTGGCATGACACAGGCTGATGAGTCCGGATTGTATTGCGACTTTAACCTTGATGAGTACAGTACAATGATTGAAGCTGTGAAAGAAGAAAATATCGAGGTTCGCCGTTTCCCAACAATCGATGTAAATATTAATGGTCGATCCACTTTTCATTGCCTCAATGAAGCAACGATTCGCTCTGCTGTTATCAAAACCATTGTGATGGATGTCTATATTGATGATAATTTCTTTGAACGTTTTCGCGGGGACGGACTGATTGTTGCCACACCTACTGGTAGTACAGGATATAATAAGTCAACAAGAGGGGCTGTCATCGATCCGAAAATTCCTTGTTTTCAAGTAACGGAACTTGCTTCCTTAAACAACAATCGCTACCGTACACTCGGCTCTTCATTCATTCTTAACAAAGACCGCACCCTCCGTTTAGAAGTGGTGCAAGACGGAAATGATTACCCGATTGTCGGCTTGGATAACGAAGCTTATTCGATCCGAAATATTAAATCATTGACCATGCAATTGAGCGATAAACGGATTAAGACGGTCAAACTGAAAAACAACTCCTTCTGGGACCGTGTTCAACGGACGTTTCTCTAA
- a CDS encoding universal stress protein, with protein sequence MAFEYNRVLVAVDGSDASELAFKKAVDIVLRNNAQMFLAHVIDTRTITTVAPEVYDQSLANRSENYAKTLLDEYKEKAEKHGINSITTHVEIGSPKMKIPKDLAKTFDADLIICGATGMNAVERFLIGSVSESITRYAKCDVLVVRS encoded by the coding sequence ATGGCTTTTGAATATAATCGTGTTTTAGTAGCTGTCGATGGCTCTGATGCCTCCGAACTAGCATTTAAGAAAGCAGTAGACATTGTCCTGCGAAATAATGCTCAGATGTTTTTAGCTCATGTGATTGACACCAGAACCATTACAACAGTCGCGCCTGAGGTATATGATCAATCCTTGGCAAATCGATCTGAAAATTATGCCAAGACTTTACTTGATGAATATAAGGAAAAAGCGGAAAAGCATGGAATAAATAGTATAACAACACACGTTGAAATCGGATCACCAAAAATGAAAATACCGAAAGATCTTGCAAAAACATTTGATGCCGATTTAATTATATGCGGCGCAACAGGGATGAATGCAGTCGAACGCTTTTTAATCGGCAGCGTTTCGGAAAGCATTACCAGATATGCCAAATGCGATGTATTAGTCGTCAGAAGCTAA
- a CDS encoding alpha/beta-type small acid-soluble spore protein: MTMANSSNNLVVPGVSQALDQMKYEIAQEFGVSLGADTTSRANGSVGGEITKRLVQMAEQQMGGQAK; the protein is encoded by the coding sequence ATGACAATGGCGAACAGTTCTAACAACTTAGTAGTACCAGGAGTAAGCCAAGCACTTGATCAAATGAAATATGAGATCGCACAAGAATTTGGTGTAAGCTTAGGTGCTGATACAACTTCAAGAGCAAACGGTTCAGTTGGTGGTGAAATCACTAAACGTCTAGTACAAATGGCTGAACAACAAATGGGTGGCCAAGCTAAATAA
- a CDS encoding class I SAM-dependent methyltransferase: MTFEVDKAFTYLDQLAMSIEKTEEETYLDSLVFALRAIQTEEELAFPDAETEESVVKLKELFYQENPAKESIRKVIQLALIKGMKGSTQQQHVVTPDSVAMFIGYFLQKLLNDKKQFRLFDPASGAGNLLTAVMNQVSAEAEGYGSEIDTTLIQLAVESANLQQLSIEFFHQDALMPLLLDPADAVVADLPVGYYPNDEQAAQFDLQAEEGHSYAHHLFIEQSLRYTKEAGYLVFVIPNFLFTSEQSEQLQAFLRKEAHILAMLQLPLSMFSSEQHAKSILVLQKQGNNTKAPKQTLMAQLPSFKDVNATHNMLRKIDGWFKTEAEK; the protein is encoded by the coding sequence GTGACGTTTGAAGTAGATAAGGCGTTTACGTACTTAGATCAATTAGCAATGTCTATAGAGAAAACAGAAGAAGAAACGTATTTAGATAGTCTTGTATTCGCATTGCGTGCGATTCAGACAGAAGAAGAATTAGCTTTTCCTGATGCTGAAACGGAAGAAAGTGTTGTGAAGTTGAAGGAGCTCTTTTATCAGGAGAATCCTGCCAAAGAGTCGATTCGAAAAGTGATTCAGCTAGCCTTGATTAAAGGCATGAAAGGTTCAACACAGCAGCAGCATGTCGTTACACCCGATTCAGTTGCGATGTTTATTGGTTATTTTCTGCAGAAATTATTAAATGATAAGAAGCAGTTTCGACTATTTGATCCTGCCAGTGGTGCCGGAAATCTTTTAACAGCGGTTATGAATCAGGTGAGTGCAGAAGCAGAAGGATATGGTAGTGAAATTGATACTACTTTAATTCAGTTAGCAGTAGAAAGTGCAAACTTACAGCAATTATCGATCGAATTTTTCCATCAAGATGCATTAATGCCGTTATTATTAGATCCAGCCGATGCTGTGGTTGCCGATCTGCCTGTAGGCTATTATCCTAATGATGAGCAAGCTGCTCAATTTGATCTGCAAGCTGAGGAAGGGCACTCCTATGCTCATCATTTATTTATCGAACAGAGCTTGCGTTATACAAAAGAAGCAGGTTATTTAGTTTTTGTTATTCCTAACTTCTTATTCACGAGTGAACAAAGTGAGCAACTGCAAGCATTTTTACGTAAAGAAGCACATATATTGGCGATGTTGCAATTACCATTATCGATGTTCTCGTCTGAACAGCATGCAAAAAGTATCTTAGTTCTACAAAAGCAAGGTAATAATACGAAGGCCCCGAAACAGACATTAATGGCACAATTACCTTCTTTTAAAGATGTAAATGCTACTCATAATATGTTGCGTAAAATTGATGGCTGGTTCAAGACGGAAGCGGAGAAATAG
- a CDS encoding acetate kinase encodes MSKILAVNAGSSSLKFQLIEMPEEKVLSKGLVERIGIDDSVFSIEFGEKEDEETADIPDHAVAVKLLLEKLTSFGVIKSLDEIDGIGHRVVHGGEKFNDSVAINDHVIEEIEEVSDLAPLHNPANLTGIRAFREVLPNVPSVAVFDTAFHQTMPEQSYLYSLPYEYYQKYGIRKYGFHGTSHKYVSERAADLMGVPLEQLRLLSCHLGNGASIAAIEGGKSIDTSMGFTPLAGVTMGTRSGNIDPALIPYIMEKTGQSAAEVMNVLNKKSGMLALSGFSSDLRDIEEKANNGDERAELALQVFAERIHKYIGSYAARMHGVDAIIFTAGVGENSVTIRERVLKGLEFMGVYWDPSLNNIRGKEKFVNYPHSPVKVIVIPTDEEVMIARDVVRLAQ; translated from the coding sequence TTGAGTAAAATTTTAGCAGTTAACGCCGGAAGTTCTTCCCTTAAATTTCAACTGATTGAAATGCCGGAAGAAAAAGTATTGTCAAAAGGATTAGTGGAACGAATTGGGATTGATGATTCGGTTTTTTCTATTGAGTTCGGAGAAAAAGAAGATGAAGAAACAGCTGATATCCCTGACCATGCGGTTGCGGTAAAATTATTACTAGAAAAATTAACATCTTTTGGTGTTATTAAAAGTTTAGATGAAATTGACGGAATCGGTCACCGTGTCGTTCATGGTGGTGAAAAGTTTAATGATTCTGTTGCGATAAATGACCACGTGATCGAGGAAATAGAGGAAGTGTCTGATTTAGCACCACTTCACAACCCTGCTAACTTAACAGGTATTCGTGCTTTCCGTGAAGTGCTTCCTAATGTACCTTCCGTGGCAGTGTTTGATACAGCCTTTCATCAGACGATGCCTGAACAGTCTTATTTATACAGCTTGCCATATGAGTATTATCAAAAATATGGCATCCGTAAATATGGTTTTCACGGTACATCACATAAATATGTATCAGAACGTGCTGCAGACTTAATGGGTGTACCACTAGAGCAGTTGCGCTTATTATCTTGTCATTTAGGAAATGGTGCAAGTATTGCAGCCATTGAAGGTGGTAAATCGATTGATACTTCCATGGGCTTTACGCCATTAGCTGGTGTAACAATGGGGACAAGATCTGGTAACATTGATCCAGCCTTAATCCCTTATATCATGGAAAAGACAGGTCAATCTGCAGCAGAAGTCATGAACGTATTAAATAAGAAAAGTGGTATGCTAGCATTGTCTGGATTCTCCAGTGACTTGCGAGATATTGAAGAGAAAGCCAATAATGGTGATGAGAGAGCAGAATTAGCCCTACAAGTATTTGCGGAAAGAATTCACAAATATATCGGTTCTTATGCTGCAAGAATGCATGGCGTGGATGCGATTATTTTCACAGCAGGTGTTGGTGAAAATAGTGTAACGATCCGTGAGCGCGTACTAAAAGGATTAGAATTCATGGGCGTTTATTGGGACCCATCCTTGAATAACATTCGTGGAAAAGAAAAATTTGTTAATTATCCACACTCACCTGTAAAAGTAATCGTGATTCCAACCGATGAAGAAGTTATGATTGCTCGCGATGTGGTTCGTTTAGCGCAATAA
- the ytfJ gene encoding GerW family sporulation protein — protein MADNNNNNNENVHPLEGFMSLTMESLKQLIEVDTAIGKPIDVPDGSVIIPLSQVKFGFASGGSEFVPGGQKGNNQSESIIPFGGGSGGGVSITPTAFVVANKEGVKLMPVHESSSAYEKVLEKCPQLIDQVMDMLKQKKDSGKDSNDI, from the coding sequence ATGGCAGATAATAATAATAACAATAACGAAAACGTACATCCTCTCGAAGGTTTCATGTCATTGACAATGGAAAGCCTCAAGCAATTAATTGAAGTAGATACAGCAATCGGTAAGCCAATTGACGTACCAGATGGAAGTGTAATCATTCCATTGTCACAAGTGAAATTTGGTTTTGCATCTGGAGGTAGTGAGTTTGTCCCAGGTGGTCAAAAAGGAAATAATCAATCAGAATCGATCATACCGTTTGGTGGAGGTAGCGGTGGAGGGGTATCGATTACGCCGACTGCTTTCGTTGTAGCTAATAAAGAAGGTGTAAAGTTGATGCCGGTTCACGAATCCTCAAGTGCATATGAAAAAGTATTAGAGAAATGTCCACAGTTGATTGACCAGGTGATGGATATGTTGAAACAGAAAAAAGATTCAGGTAAAGACAGCAATGACATTTAA
- a CDS encoding amidohydrolase — protein sequence MSTLFYGGTIYTMIEPGATVEAVIVENGKIKDAGEEPYLRNTYHIEQQYHLQGAVMYPGFVDSHLHIAGHGEKLLHLDLSLMTSAEEVLEALAQKVHDLEPGEWLIADGWNENQWQEPRIIDKYELDQISSDHPMILTRVCRHAIIVNSKALALAGIQADTEDPQGGKIIRDETGEPTGYLLDQAQEMIKEIIPTISEALLQKTIKVAIEDLLRLGLTGGHTEDLSYYGGFDRTLRAYQEVVPRQYKFRAHLLVHHLVFDDMLAQGYRYGQGGDFTSLGAMKIFSDGALGGATAWLSDPYEDDPDNIGIPIHTRKNLEIWFQKARKFGFPVAVHAIGDRAVEEVVNCIIKYPLTNGLRDRIIHAQIMNQKLLTQLKGLNAVLDIQPSFVASDFPWVKDRIGDERTRASYPWKTYLEEGIACAGGSDAPIEQVNPLLGIQAAVTRRSAIDGKVYGKEQQLSVFDAISLYTRGSAYVIHHEYDRGMILPEYVADFTILEQDLFQNDPELFHEIEVQATIVDGEVMYQKTED from the coding sequence ATGTCTACACTTTTTTATGGTGGTACCATTTATACAATGATTGAACCAGGAGCAACGGTAGAGGCTGTTATCGTTGAGAATGGTAAAATCAAAGACGCTGGCGAAGAGCCATATCTTAGAAATACATATCACATAGAACAACAGTATCATTTGCAAGGCGCTGTTATGTATCCTGGCTTTGTTGACAGTCACTTACACATTGCAGGGCACGGGGAGAAATTGTTGCACTTGGACCTTTCATTAATGACGTCGGCTGAGGAAGTACTGGAGGCGCTTGCTCAAAAAGTCCACGACTTAGAGCCTGGGGAATGGCTGATTGCAGATGGTTGGAATGAAAATCAGTGGCAGGAACCACGAATTATCGATAAATATGAACTAGATCAGATTTCCAGTGATCATCCCATGATTTTAACACGTGTTTGCCGTCATGCGATTATCGTCAATTCAAAAGCATTAGCGCTAGCAGGGATCCAAGCAGACACGGAAGATCCGCAAGGTGGAAAAATCATACGAGATGAGACAGGAGAACCGACAGGCTATTTACTCGATCAGGCGCAGGAAATGATCAAAGAAATTATTCCGACTATTTCTGAAGCTTTGTTGCAGAAAACGATAAAAGTAGCGATTGAAGATTTGTTGCGGCTAGGTTTGACAGGTGGTCACACAGAGGATCTTTCTTACTATGGTGGTTTTGACCGAACATTAAGAGCGTATCAGGAAGTTGTGCCAAGACAGTATAAGTTTAGAGCACATTTATTGGTTCACCATCTTGTTTTCGATGATATGTTAGCGCAAGGTTATCGTTATGGTCAAGGTGGTGACTTCACATCACTTGGTGCGATGAAAATATTTTCAGATGGTGCTTTAGGTGGTGCAACTGCTTGGTTAAGTGATCCGTATGAAGATGATCCGGATAATATTGGCATCCCCATCCACACAAGGAAAAATCTAGAAATATGGTTTCAAAAAGCAAGGAAGTTCGGTTTCCCAGTGGCGGTACATGCAATCGGGGACAGAGCGGTAGAGGAAGTGGTTAACTGTATCATTAAATATCCTCTGACAAATGGTTTGCGTGACCGTATTATTCATGCGCAAATTATGAATCAGAAGCTTCTGACACAGTTGAAAGGATTGAACGCTGTACTGGATATTCAACCCTCCTTTGTTGCTTCTGATTTTCCATGGGTCAAGGATAGAATTGGTGACGAAAGAACGAGAGCCTCTTATCCTTGGAAAACGTATTTAGAGGAAGGAATTGCTTGTGCGGGTGGTTCTGATGCTCCGATTGAACAAGTGAACCCGTTATTAGGTATACAAGCAGCGGTAACCCGGCGATCTGCGATAGACGGTAAGGTGTATGGAAAGGAACAACAACTTTCTGTTTTTGATGCAATCTCTTTATATACAAGAGGAAGTGCCTATGTCATTCATCATGAATATGACAGAGGGATGATTCTGCCGGAATATGTGGCAGACTTCACAATATTAGAACAAGACCTGTTTCAGAACGATCCCGAACTTTTCCATGAAATTGAAGTACAAGCTACGATTGTCGATGGGGAAGTAATGTATCAAAAAACAGAGGATTAA